A window of Methanobrevibacter boviskoreani JH1 genomic DNA:
GAAAATCTATTAAAAGAAAAAATTACTTATTAAACCGATTAGTTCTTAATAAATATTGTTAAAAAATTTAATAAAATAATCTATTTTATAATACCAAAACCTATTAATCTCCAACGAGCACCGACTCTACGGCTTAAAGCTACTCTTGTATCTTTATCAGCACAAATAGGTAATTTCAATTTAACACCAACTAATCCGCCTTTAAGTGAAGTTACTACACCAATGGTAGTAGTTGTACCACAGTTAATCATTAAAAGTTCTTTAAGTTTAATTGGTGAAACTTCTCTCTCTTCTTTAGTACCAACAACACGTTCTAAAAGGTTTACATCCATTTCAAAATTGAATAAAACTGGAGGCAATTTATCTTCTTTACCTGCAACAGAACCACTTAAAGAATCGGCTTTAGTAAGAGATGGATCAAGTTTAGTAGCGACACCTACTAATCCACCAGGGGTAACTTTTTCAACTTGTTGACCTCCTGCCTCTAAACCAATAATCTCTGATTTAAGTGGAATCCAATTTGAATTTTTATCTTTATCAGAACTAGCGTCAACACCAGGTCTTACCTCAATTGTATCTCCCAAATGGAGAGTTCCTTGTACTAATGTACCACCAATAACTCCACCTTTAATTTTATCAGGTGAAGAACCAGGTTTATTAATATCAAATGAACGAGCTACATACATTAATGGAGATTTTCTAACACTTCTTCTAGGTGTTTTAATATTTTTATCAATAGCTTCAATTAAAATATCAATATTTGCACCTTGTTGAGCAGATACAGGTATTATAGGGGCATCTTCGGCACAGGTACCTTTTACAAACTCCTTAATTTCCTTATAACTTTCAATAGCTCTTTCTTTAGAAACAATATCTATTTTGTTTTGAACTACAATAACATCCTTTACACCAATTACATCAAGAGCCATTAAATGCTCTTTAGTTTGTGGCTGTGGACAATGTTCATTTGCAGCAATTACTAAAACTGCACCATCCATTATTGCAGCACCAGATAACATTGTAGCCATTAAAGTCTCGTGTCCCGGAGCATCTACAAATGAAATTTTCTTAATTACATCAGTTTTATTACCACAATGTTCACATACTTCTTTTGTAGTATAACACTGAGGTTCATCACAAACAGGACATTTTCTAAATTCAATATCTGCATAACCTAAACGGATAGAGATACCTCTTTTAGTTTCTTCACTGTGTGTATCAGTCCATACTCCAGATAAAGCTTTTGTGAGTGTAGTTTTACCATGATCTACATGTCCAACTAAACCTATATTTACATCAGCCTGTACTTTCACAGATTACACCTTACTTAAAAATTATAAAATTCATAAAAAATTTAAATTAAGAATAGTATAACTATTCTTCATCTTCTTCATCAGATCCTAAGATATCACTTAAAGATTTTGAACCACGACTTAAAACAATGGTGTTGATTTGAACAATATCATCAGATATAGTGTTTCCTCTCATTGTTTTTCTTCTTTTTTCTCCAGCTCTTTCAGGTTTGTAACCTACTCCACCAGATACTAAAGTTTTGATTCTTCTAGGTCCTGAAATATCTTTTCTCATAGCAAATCCGTTCTTATCAGATCCACCAGTGATTTTTAAATTATAACCATCTAAACCAATAGCACTACCGTCAACATCGTCACCGATTTTTTTACCATTGAAAATAGTTTCTTCAGTTTCAATTTGGTAAGTTTGATCTTTATCAGAAACAACTACTTTAAATACCACAGCTATTCCTCCTTTTAGTTTTTTTATAAAATTCCTATATAATACGATTATTAGTTATGTTTTAACCAAATCTAAAATCAATTAAATAATAATGATTATTCAAACAAACCTAATTTACCCCAATCAGGGTCATTACGCCTTTTGATTTCTACAAACTCATCCAAAGTTTGTAATTCATCCTCGGACAATTTATCTTTAAATTCACGGTTTAAGACTTTATAATGATTCTCAGGAATATCAATATACAGTTCATCTCCTTCCTCAAAATCCTTACCTGCGATTGCATTGTCTATTGCCATTGCAACCTTTTGACCACGTGAAATAAATTGTAAAGATTCACCATTATCTTCCATACTTGCAATTTTACCTACAGGATGTCCATTAGCATTAATCAATGGATAACCTGGTTTTATTGTACCACTTAAAACCTCAATACCACAAATTGCAGGTTTACTTTGTCTAAAAATCAATTTAGGTATTGAGAATATTTTACCGGGTTTAATAATAGCATCAAGATAAGCCTTACGTTCAGCCTCTTTTTTCTCTTTAATCCAAATACTATAATCCTCAGTTAATTGATAGATTACTTCACCTTCAAATAACTTAACATCAGATTCTTCCAGATCTTCACGGACTTGAGGATGTACACTTACATTGAATGCAAAAATAACTCCATCCTCGTCATTTTCTTCAGATGCTATTTGACCATTTATTACATCTCTTTTAGATACATCTCCAATATCAGCTGATCTGATCGGAACCTTTAAATCAGTTAAAAGACTTACAATAGCTTCAAGAGAA
This region includes:
- a CDS encoding 30S ribosomal protein S6e; the encoded protein is MVFKVVVSDKDQTYQIETEETIFNGKKIGDDVDGSAIGLDGYNLKITGGSDKNGFAMRKDISGPRRIKTLVSGGVGYKPERAGEKRRKTMRGNTISDDIVQINTIVLSRGSKSLSDILGSDEEDEE
- a CDS encoding translation initiation factor IF-2 subunit gamma; this encodes MKVQADVNIGLVGHVDHGKTTLTKALSGVWTDTHSEETKRGISIRLGYADIEFRKCPVCDEPQCYTTKEVCEHCGNKTDVIKKISFVDAPGHETLMATMLSGAAIMDGAVLVIAANEHCPQPQTKEHLMALDVIGVKDVIVVQNKIDIVSKERAIESYKEIKEFVKGTCAEDAPIIPVSAQQGANIDILIEAIDKNIKTPRRSVRKSPLMYVARSFDINKPGSSPDKIKGGVIGGTLVQGTLHLGDTIEVRPGVDASSDKDKNSNWIPLKSEIIGLEAGGQQVEKVTPGGLVGVATKLDPSLTKADSLSGSVAGKEDKLPPVLFNFEMDVNLLERVVGTKEEREVSPIKLKELLMINCGTTTTIGVVTSLKGGLVGVKLKLPICADKDTRVALSRRVGARWRLIGFGIIK